A single window of Cellulomonas sp. NTE-D12 DNA harbors:
- a CDS encoding acyltransferase, whose translation MSDEPAAAASVEHDAAAGPTIAATADVDPRASVGAGTRVWHLAQVRENAVVGADCIVGRGAYIGPGVRVGDRCKIQNHALVYEPAVLEDGAFVGPAVVLTNDFYPRAVNPDGTLKSADDWHAVGVTVRTGASLGARSVCIAPVTVGRWALVAAGSVVTTDVPDFALVAGVPARRIRWVGRAGHPLEDAGEGRWRCPVTGELYVQDGETLTPVDRSA comes from the coding sequence ATGTCCGATGAGCCCGCCGCAGCCGCGTCCGTCGAGCACGACGCCGCCGCCGGACCGACGATCGCGGCGACCGCGGACGTCGACCCGCGCGCCTCCGTCGGTGCCGGCACTCGCGTGTGGCACCTGGCGCAGGTGCGCGAGAACGCGGTCGTCGGGGCCGACTGCATCGTCGGCCGAGGCGCCTACATCGGTCCCGGCGTCCGGGTGGGCGACCGGTGCAAGATCCAGAACCACGCGCTGGTCTACGAGCCGGCAGTGCTCGAGGACGGCGCCTTCGTCGGGCCGGCGGTGGTGCTGACGAACGACTTCTACCCGCGGGCCGTCAACCCGGACGGCACCCTGAAGTCGGCCGACGACTGGCACGCGGTCGGCGTGACGGTGCGGACCGGGGCGTCCCTGGGCGCGCGTTCGGTGTGCATCGCGCCGGTCACCGTGGGGCGCTGGGCACTGGTGGCGGCCGGTTCCGTGGTGACGACGGACGTGCCGGACTTCGCGCTCGTCGCCGGGGTGCCGGCCCGGCGGATCCGCTGGGTGGGACGCGCCGGGCACCCGCTCGAGGACGCGGGCGAGGGACGGTGGCGGTGCCCGGTGACGGGCGAGCTCTACGTGCAGGACGGAGAGACCCTGACGCCGGTCGACCGGTCCGCCTGA
- a CDS encoding ribose-phosphate diphosphokinase, with product MTGIITTDGEKRLVLVSGRAHPELATDVAQHLGVELVPTTAYDFANGEIYTRFGESVRGADAFVLQSHTRPVNTWIMEQLLMVDALKRASAKTVTVVAPFYGYARQDKKHRGREPISARLMADLFKTAGADRIMSVDLHAAQIQGFFDGPVDHLWAMPILVEYVRTRVDTSNVTVVSPDAGRIRVAEQWAAKLGGGPLAFVHKTRDIRRPNQAVANRVVGDVEGRNCVLVDDLIDTAGTISEAVRVVLEAGAKDVLVAATHGVLSDPAVARLEACGAREVVVTDTLPIAEEVQFPKLTVLSIAPLLARAIREVFDDGSVTSLFDGQA from the coding sequence ATGACCGGCATCATCACCACGGACGGTGAGAAGCGACTCGTGCTGGTCTCGGGCCGTGCTCACCCGGAGCTCGCGACCGACGTGGCGCAGCACCTCGGCGTCGAGCTGGTCCCGACCACGGCGTACGACTTCGCCAACGGCGAGATCTACACGCGGTTCGGCGAGTCCGTGCGCGGTGCGGACGCGTTCGTCCTGCAGTCGCACACCCGTCCGGTGAACACCTGGATCATGGAGCAGCTGCTCATGGTCGACGCGCTCAAGCGCGCCTCCGCCAAGACCGTCACCGTCGTCGCGCCGTTCTACGGCTACGCCCGTCAGGACAAGAAGCACCGCGGCCGCGAGCCGATCTCCGCCCGCCTGATGGCGGACCTGTTCAAGACGGCCGGCGCCGACCGGATCATGAGCGTCGACCTGCACGCCGCGCAGATCCAGGGGTTCTTCGACGGGCCGGTGGACCACCTGTGGGCGATGCCGATCCTGGTCGAGTACGTCCGGACCCGGGTGGACACCTCCAACGTGACGGTCGTCTCGCCGGACGCCGGACGCATCCGGGTCGCCGAGCAGTGGGCGGCCAAGCTCGGCGGCGGCCCCCTGGCGTTCGTGCACAAGACCCGCGACATCCGCCGGCCCAACCAGGCCGTGGCCAACCGGGTGGTCGGTGACGTCGAGGGCCGCAACTGCGTGCTGGTCGACGACCTGATCGACACCGCGGGCACCATCTCCGAGGCGGTCCGCGTGGTGCTGGAGGCCGGCGCCAAGGACGTGCTCGTCGCGGCGACCCACGGCGTGCTGTCCGACCCGGCCGTCGCGCGCCTCGAGGCGTGCGGCGCCCGCGAGGTCGTCGTCACCGACACGCTGCCGATCGCCGAAGAGGTGCAGTTCCCCAAGCTGACGGTGCTGTCCATCGCCCCGCTGCTGGCCCGCGCGATCCGCGAGGTCTTCGACGACGGCTCCGTCACGTCGCTGTTCGACGGGCAGGCCTGA
- a CDS encoding 50S ribosomal protein L25/general stress protein Ctc yields the protein MAETKLVATARTEFGKGAARRLRRSHQIPAVLYGHGTAPVHVALPGHELMLAVKHSNALLAIELDGKTTLALAKDVQVEPVHQVIEHVDLLIVRRGEKVTVDIPVHVVGESAPGTIHVVETQTLSLEADATALPDRVEVSIEGLEDGAIVHAGDITLPAGSTLLTDAEHIVLTVSVPRASAEDLAIEEAASQLADKQSAASAAAAEA from the coding sequence ATGGCCGAGACCAAGCTCGTCGCCACCGCCCGCACGGAGTTCGGCAAGGGGGCCGCCCGTCGCCTGCGCCGCTCGCACCAGATCCCCGCCGTCCTGTACGGCCACGGCACCGCGCCGGTGCACGTCGCCCTGCCGGGCCACGAGCTGATGCTGGCGGTCAAGCACTCCAACGCGCTGCTGGCGATCGAGCTCGACGGCAAGACGACGCTGGCCCTGGCCAAGGACGTCCAGGTCGAGCCGGTGCACCAGGTCATCGAGCACGTGGACCTGCTGATCGTCCGCCGTGGCGAGAAGGTCACCGTCGACATCCCGGTGCACGTGGTGGGCGAGTCCGCCCCCGGCACCATCCACGTCGTGGAGACCCAGACGCTGTCCCTCGAGGCGGACGCGACGGCGCTGCCGGACCGCGTCGAGGTGTCCATCGAGGGTCTCGAGGACGGTGCCATCGTGCACGCCGGCGACATCACGCTGCCGGCCGGCTCCACGCTGCTGACGGACGCCGAGCACATCGTGCTGACCGTCTCCGTGCCGCGCGCCTCCGCCGAGGACCTCGCCATCGAGGAGGCCGCCTCCCAGCTGGCCGACAAGCAGTCCGCTGCCAGCGCCGCGGCCGCCGAGGCCTGA
- the pth gene encoding aminoacyl-tRNA hydrolase has protein sequence MTDSPWLVVGLGNPGSQYAGNRHNLGAMVVEELARRTGSTLGRPGGLAGRRPQATVAEARLGMSAGGAPGPRVVLARPTTYMNESGGPVAALARYYGVPAERIVLVHDELDIPFADVRVKQGGGEGGHNGLRDTSRALGTRDYVRVRVGIGRPPGRMDAADYVLHDFGSAERADVPWLVDRAADAVEAVVLEGLHVAQQRFHTKDPG, from the coding sequence GTGACCGACTCGCCGTGGCTCGTCGTCGGGCTGGGCAACCCCGGATCCCAGTACGCGGGCAACCGCCACAACCTCGGCGCGATGGTGGTCGAGGAGCTGGCCCGCCGCACCGGGAGCACCCTGGGCCGCCCCGGGGGCCTCGCCGGCCGCCGGCCGCAGGCGACGGTCGCGGAGGCGCGGCTGGGCATGTCGGCCGGAGGAGCGCCCGGGCCCCGCGTGGTGCTCGCCCGGCCGACGACGTACATGAACGAGTCCGGTGGTCCGGTCGCGGCCCTCGCTCGCTACTACGGGGTCCCGGCGGAGCGGATCGTGCTGGTGCACGACGAGCTGGACATCCCGTTCGCCGACGTCCGCGTCAAGCAGGGTGGGGGAGAGGGCGGCCACAACGGTCTGCGCGACACCAGCCGGGCTCTGGGGACGCGGGACTACGTCCGCGTCCGCGTCGGCATCGGCCGGCCGCCCGGCCGGATGGACGCCGCCGACTACGTGCTGCACGACTTCGGGTCGGCCGAGCGGGCCGACGTGCCGTGGCTGGTCGACCGCGCGGCGGACGCCGTCGAGGCCGTCGTCCTCGAGGGCCTGCACGTGGCGCAGCAGCGGTTCCACACCAAGGACCCCGGCTAG
- a CDS encoding sugar transferase, with protein MTDLRDFTVTTAELAALTERRRAAGGPRRSWASTQPFVAGEQVALQGAEAESWRPASARYTRRAVLLDLGLTLACATWAVVLAQLEVPALPAVGAAVVAFLGTIVLGHGYDRTAVGDGPREFQAILWAGLAAVVVPALAGAFVGVAFPRLLVLVLAVLLTMSVSVGRYVLRRWLHGNRRDGLAMARTLVVGDPSSVHQAITDLRASTHHGYRVVGICLPSVTDEPPQDGVPVLGALADVPQVAYDHRIETVVVAGAVLTGDALRRLSWALGRTGADLVVAPGLVEVLGPRVSVRPTAGLSLLEVQTVAPRRRLLVKSLLDRLLGTGLLIAAAPVIAFAALGVRLSSPGPLFFRQERVGIDGRPFTMIKLRSMYVDAEERKAALLDRSDRDGLMFKMHDDPRVTPVGRMLRRFSIDELPQLWNVARGDMSLVGPRPPLPEEVSAYQDAVFRRLHVRPGLTGLWQVSGRSDLSWDESVRLDLRYVDNWSVAMDLLILWKTGRAVLGSAGAY; from the coding sequence ATGACGGATCTTCGGGACTTCACCGTGACGACGGCCGAGCTGGCCGCGCTCACGGAGCGCCGACGCGCCGCGGGCGGACCGCGCCGGTCGTGGGCCTCGACCCAGCCGTTCGTGGCGGGCGAGCAGGTGGCTCTGCAGGGGGCCGAGGCGGAGTCCTGGCGACCGGCGTCAGCCCGCTACACCCGCCGCGCCGTGCTGCTCGACCTCGGCCTGACGCTGGCCTGCGCGACGTGGGCGGTGGTCCTGGCCCAGCTCGAGGTCCCCGCGCTGCCCGCGGTCGGTGCGGCCGTCGTGGCGTTCCTCGGCACGATCGTGCTCGGCCACGGGTACGACCGGACGGCCGTCGGCGACGGACCCCGGGAGTTCCAGGCGATCCTGTGGGCGGGTCTCGCCGCGGTGGTGGTCCCCGCGCTCGCCGGCGCCTTCGTCGGTGTGGCGTTCCCCCGCCTGCTGGTGCTGGTGCTCGCGGTCCTGCTGACCATGTCGGTGTCGGTCGGGCGCTACGTCCTGCGGCGGTGGCTGCACGGCAACCGGCGCGACGGCCTGGCGATGGCGCGCACCCTCGTCGTCGGCGACCCGTCATCCGTGCACCAGGCGATCACCGACCTGCGCGCGTCCACCCACCACGGGTACCGCGTCGTCGGCATCTGCCTGCCGTCGGTGACCGACGAGCCGCCGCAGGACGGCGTCCCGGTGCTGGGTGCCCTCGCGGACGTGCCGCAGGTCGCCTACGACCATCGGATCGAGACCGTCGTCGTCGCCGGGGCGGTGCTGACGGGAGACGCGCTGCGTCGGCTGTCCTGGGCGCTCGGCCGCACCGGTGCCGACCTCGTCGTGGCGCCGGGCCTGGTCGAGGTGCTCGGTCCGCGGGTCAGCGTGCGTCCGACCGCCGGGCTCTCGCTCCTGGAGGTCCAGACGGTGGCCCCGCGGCGACGGCTGCTGGTCAAGAGCCTGCTCGACCGGCTGCTCGGCACGGGGCTGCTGATCGCGGCCGCTCCGGTGATCGCCTTCGCGGCGCTCGGCGTCCGCCTGTCGAGCCCCGGTCCGCTGTTCTTCCGCCAGGAGCGGGTGGGCATCGACGGTCGGCCGTTCACCATGATCAAGCTGCGCAGCATGTACGTGGACGCCGAGGAGCGGAAGGCGGCGCTGCTGGACCGCAGCGACCGCGACGGCCTGATGTTCAAGATGCACGACGACCCCCGTGTCACACCGGTGGGCCGGATGCTGCGTCGGTTCTCGATCGACGAGCTGCCGCAGCTGTGGAACGTCGCCCGTGGCGACATGTCCCTGGTCGGCCCGCGGCCGCCGCTGCCGGAGGAGGTCAGCGCCTACCAGGACGCCGTCTTCCGTCGGCTGCACGTGCGGCCCGGCCTGACCGGCCTCTGGCAGGTCAGCGGCCGCTCGGACCTGTCCTGGGACGAGTCGGTGCGCCTGGACCTGCGGTACGTCGACAACTGGTCCGTCGCGATGGACCTGCTGATCCTGTGGAAGACGGGCCGTGCCGTGCTGGGCTCGGCGGGCGCGTACTGA